The Ascidiaceihabitans donghaensis genome includes the window GTACGAACACGCCAAACTGCTGCGTGGATGGCTTGATTTCGACGACCTGATTTTGAAAGCCCGCGGGTTGCTGAATGACGAAAAAGTTGCGGCTTGGGTGTTGTTTCGTATCGATGGTGGCATTGACCATATTCTGGTAGACGAAGCCCAAGACACCAGCCCCGACCAATGGGACGTGATCCGCAAACTTGCAGAAGAATTTTCGTCCGGCGAAGGGGCGCGCACCGATGTGGCGCGGACGCTTTTTGTGGTCGGTGACAAAAAACAGTCGATTTATTCATTTCAAGGCGCCGACCCGCGCGAATTTGACAGAATGCAGGCCGAATTCAAACAAAAGTTCCGTGACGCCTCGGCCCCGTTTCAAGAAACCACCCTGGATTATTCCTTCCGATCCTCCAGCGCGATATTGCGTCTGGTCGATCAAACTTTTGACCAACGTCTGCAAGCTGGATTTGACAAAGACAGCCAACATATCGCGTTCAAAGATGCTTTGCCCGGGCGTGTCGATTTGTGGCCAGTGGTCGAAACCATCAAAGAAGCCGATGACCGCGAATGGTTTGACCCTGTGGACAGGCGCGCACAGACCCACCATTCTGTTTTGCTGGCGGATCAAATTGCGCATCAAATCAAGACCATGATTGAAAGCGACCAAACCATTCCTGATGATGGCGACACTTCAGGCCGTTTTGTCCGTCGTCGCATCAAGGCGGGGGATTTTTTAATTCTTGTACGGCGGCGGTCCGCTTTGTTTGCGGAAATCATTCGCGCTTGTAAGGCCTATGATTTGCCAATTGCCGGCGCGGATCGCCTAAAGGTTGGTGCGGAATTGGCGGTGCGTGATTTGGGTGCGTTGTTGTCTTTTCTTGCCACGCAAGACGATAGCCTGGCGCTGGCAACTGCGCTACGATCCCCCTTATTTGGGTGGACCGAACAGGAATTGTTCACCTTGGCGCACGGGCGGACATCCAAACCGCTTTGGCAACGTTTGCGGGAACGGGCTGCGGATCATCCGAAAACAGTCTCTATCTTGGAAGATTTGCGCAACAATGCTGACTTTTTGCGCCCCTATGATCTGATCGAACGCATCCTGACGCGCCACTCGGGCCGTGGCCTTTTGTTGTCCCGTCTGGGGGTCGAAGCAGAGGACGGCATCAATGCGCTTTTGTCGCAAGCACTGGCCTTTGAACGCAACGCAATCCCAAGCCTGACCGGTTTTTTGGTCTGGATGAAAACCGACGATTTGGACATCAAACGCCAGATCGACAGCGCCTCTGACCAGATCAGGGTCATGACTGTACATGGCGCCAAGGGCTTGGAAGCCCCGATTGTTATTTTGCCAGACACCGCAAAACGCAACGAAACCGTGCGCGACGAAATTATCAAAATCCAAGGCACGCCAGTTTGGAAAGCATCTGAGAAAGACGCGCCCACAGCGATGCGCACGGCCCTTGAGGGTATCAAAGATGCGCAACGCAACGAACAATTGCGTCTGCTTTATGTGGCCTTAACCCGTGCTGAAAAGTGGTTGATCGTTGCAGCGGCTGGCGACTTGGGCAAAGACGGCAACAGCTGGTATGAAACTGTTGAAGGCGCCATGATGCACAGTGGTGCTGGCGATGTGGATGTCGCAGACCTTGGACAAATCAAGCGCATTGAACATGGGGACTGGACGCAGGGTACACTTGTGTCATTGCCACTAAAACAGAGCCAAACCGCAACTTTAGACCCGCTTTTTGAACACACAGCCCCACTGCCCATTGCAACAGCCGAAACGCTTTCGCCATCTGGGTTGGTTGGTCCAAAAGCCTTACCCGGCGCTGATAGCTTGCCCGAAGATCAGGCCATGGCTTATGGCAGTTTAATACACTGGCACCTTGAGAACCACGAAGGGGACCCTCCGTCAGACATGCACCTTCTGCCAGATGATTTGATGGATCAGGCTAAATCGGAAGCTGAAAACGTTTTGAACACCCCTGCCCTTCGCTTTGTCTTTGACAACACTTTGGCTGAAGTCACCGTTACAGCCCCCGTTTCCGCAGGCCGCATTCATGGTGCGATCGACCGGTTGATTGTGACAGACGACACAGTCACGGCAATCGATTTCAAATCCAACGGAACGGTGCCGGCAACGCCCCAGATGTGCCCGTCCGGCATTTTGTGTCAAATGTGGGCTTATGCGGCAGCCTTGGCGGTGATCTATCCCGACCGCAAGATTGAGACAGCCATCGTTTGGACAAAGACAGCCAGCTATATGTCACTTCCACACGATCTTGTGTTTCAAGCCGCCAAATCTGCAGGATATCTTGACGAAAGCACCTTGGCTTCTTAGGTTCAGCACTCAGAATTTATCCCGCCAGGAGAAAACCAATGGCTACAGTTTCCGTATCAGACGACCAATTTGACGCCGAAGTCAAAAACTCTGACATCCCCGTCGTTGTCGATTTCTGGGCAGAATGGTGCGGCCCGTGCAAATCTATTGGCCCAGCGCTTGAAGAGCTGTCCGACGAGATGGCGGGCAAAGTGAAGATCGTTAAAGTGAACGTGGATGAAAACCCGAATTCACCCGCCCAACTGGGTGTGCGCGGCATTCCTGCGTTGTTTGTCTTCAAAGACGGTCAGGTTGTGTCCAACATGGCAGGCGCAAAACCGAAAGCGTCCCTGCAAAAATGGATCGAAGATTCGATCTAAACGGATTCACATCTGTTTCAAAGTATCAAAGCGTCCCAATTCGGGGCGCTTTTCTTTTGGCGCACGCCGCTTGTCTGATCTGATCAGGGCCGCCATATAGGTTTCAATCAAGACGGAGACGGATATGGCAGACGATACATTCCCGGGCTGGCACGGCACGACCATCATCGGCGTCAAGAAAGATGGTAAAGTGGTCATCGCGGGCGACGGGCAAGTGTCCTTGGGGCAAACAGTTATCAAAGGCACAGCACGAAAGGTGCGCCGCCTGTCACCGGGTGGATTTGATGTCGTGGCAGGCTTTGCGGGGTCAACCGCTGACGCATTTACGCTGTTGGAACGTCTGGAAACAAAGCTGGAAGCGACACCGGGTCAGCTTGCCCGCGCTTCCGTGGAACTGGCCAAGGACTGGCGCACTGACAAATATCTACAAAAGCTGGAAGCCATGTTGATCGTAACAGACGGCAAAGAACTGTTGGTCATCACCGGCGCTGGCGATGTTCTGGAACCCGAACACAACGTGGCCGCCATCGGATCGGGGGGCAACTTTGCGCTCGCGGCAGCCCGCGGCATGATGGACAGCGACAAATCGGCAGAACAAGTGGCCCGTGGCGCCATGGCCATCGCGGCAGACATCTGCGTTTACACAAACGGCAACCTGACAGTGGAAAGCATATGACCGACCTGACCCCCCGCGAAATCGTTTCCGAACTGGATCGTTTCATCATCGGTCAAAACGACGCGAAACGCGCTGTGGCTGTGGCCCTTCGCAACCGTTGGCGTCGCAAGCAATTGCCTGACGATCTACGCGATGAAGTCTATCCAAAAAATATCCTTATGATCGGGCCAACCGGCGTTGGTAAGACCGAAATCAGCCGCCGCCTTGCCAAACTAGCCAAGGCACCGTTTCTGAAAGTCGAAGCCACAAAATTCACCGAAGTGGGTTATGTAGGCCGTGACGTGGAACAGATCGTTCGTGATCTGGTTGACGGCGCTATCGCAATGGTCCGCGACCAAATGCGCGAAGACGTAAAAACCAACGCCCGCCATGCAGCCGAAGAACGCGTGATCGATGCCATCGCCGGTTCAGAAGCTCGTGAGGGCACACGTGATATGTTCCGTAAGAAACTGAAATCTGGCGAATTGGATGACACAATGATCGAACTGGATGTGGCAGACACATCCAGCCCGTTTCCAACTATGGAAATTCCGGGCCAACCCGGCGCCAACATGGGTATGATGAATCTGGGCGACATCTTTGGAAAAGCGATGGGCAACCGCACAACGCGCAAGAAGATGACCGTCGCCGAAAGCTATGAGGTGTTGATCGGTGAAGAAGCTGACAAGCTTCTGGATGAAGAAACGGTGAACCGTGCAGCACTTGAAGCGGTCGAGCAGAACGGCATCGTCTTTCTGGACGAAATCGACAAGGTCTGCGCCCGCTCTGATGCGCGCGGCGGTGATGTCAGCCGCGAAGGTGTGCAGCGCGACTTGCTGCCTTTGATCGAAGGCACCGTGGTCAGCACGAAACACGGGCCCGTCAAAACCGACCACATTTTGTTCATCGCCTCAGGTGCATTTCACATCGCCAAGCCCTCCGATTTACTTCCCGAACTGCAAGGCCGTCTGCCTATTCGCGTCGAATTGCGCGCACTAACCGAAGATGACTTTGTGCGTATCCTGACAGAAACTGACAACGCACTGACCCTGCAATACACCGCATTGATGGGCACCGAAGACGTCACCGTCACCTTTGAAGAAGACGGAATCGCGGCATTGGCCAAGATCGCCGCAGAGGTGAACCAATCTGTTGAAAACATCGGTGCGCGGCGCCTGTACACTGTGATGGAGCGGGTCTTTGAAGAACTTTCCTTCGCAGCCCCGGATCGCAGCGGTGAAAGCGTGATCGTAAACGCGGAATTCGTAGACAAGAACCTTGGCACGCTGGCGCAATCAACGGACCTTAGCCGTTACGTTCTTTAGGCACACATCCAGGGGCAGTTTTGCGCCTAGCTAAAAATGCAGTTGTCCGTTACCCATAGACGACAGGGTTTTGGATGACTGTGATGCGTTGGATCGTTTTGTGCTTGGTTTTTGTTGTAGCTGGATGTTCGAACAGAACAGCCGCCCCCATTGTGCCATCCGCATTGTCGGTGGGCACAAACAAGACGGTGTTTGTCGGAACAACCCGTAAACAAGGGTCTGAAGGGCTATTCGGGATCGAACGATCAAGCCTAAGCCTTTTGCAGCTGCAAGTATCAATTCCCCCGCAACGCACCCCCGGCACAATTTCAGATGGCTTGGACAAACCGAACCCGATGCGAGATTTCACAATCGCCGACCAGAAATTGTTTGCCACGCCAACCGCTTTCAGAAGTACCCTTCGCAAAGACATTCAGGCCGACGGCCTGCCTCAGGACGAGGTGACAATCTATGTGCACGGGTTCAACAACAGCTTTGCAGATACGGCGTTTCGCATCGCCCAGTTGTCACATGACCTCGATTTGCCGGGACCTATGGCAACCTATGCGTGGCCCAGTCGCGGCCATCCGCTGGGGTATGAATATGACGCCGACAGCACCTTGTTTGCTCGGGACGGTTTACTAGAGCTGATCGACAACATTCAGGCAAGCGGTGCCAAAAAGATCTTCCTTGTGGCCCATTCAATGGGTGGTCGTTTGGTGATGGAAACCCTGCGTCAGATCGAAATCAAAACACCGGGCTGGAGCAAGCGAAACCTGTCCGGTGTGATGTTGATTTCACCGGATATCAACGCCGACGTGTTCTTGTCCCAGATCAAATCGTTCAAATCGCTACCTCAGCCATTTATTGTTTTCACGTCAACGCGCGACGTCTTGCTGCGTCTGTCCGCAGGCTTGCGATGGGAAGACCAACGCCTTGGCAACATAGAGGATATTGACGTCTTTGCGGATTACCCCATCAACTTCGTGGACGTCAGCGCCTTTGAAGATCGCAGTTCAGGCAATCATTTTGTTGCAGGCAATTCACCTGCTTTGATCGCTTTATTGAAATCGCCTCAAAGGTTCGATCAAGAGTTTCTTCAGGGGCACGCAGGATCTGTGGGTGGCTTGCCCGGCTACAGACGCGTCTTGCGAAACGCCACGCAAGTCGTGATCTTGCCCGCAGGCGAACGATAGGTGACAACCACATCCGGGTTTCTAAAGCTTAATGCACCTTGGCTATCTGCCGGGGCTTTGCTGACGTTGCTTTCGTCTTTCGGACAGACGTTTTTCATATCGCTGTTCGCCGCTGACATCCGCCTTGCGTTTGACCTAAGCCACGGCGAATGGGGCGGATTGTATTCTCTTGGCACAACCGTATCAGCAATCGTCATGATTTGGGCCGGCGGTTTGGTGGACCATTTTCGAGTCCGAAGCTTGGGCGCTTGCGTGTTGGGGGCATTGTCGTTGGCATGTATGATGATGGCGCTGAACCCGTACGTTTGGGCGCTGCCGATTGTGATATTCGCACTGCGATTTACAGGGCAAGGCATGCTTAGCCATATCGCCGTGGTCGCCATGGCGCGCTGGTTTGTTGCGACGCGGGGACGCGCGTTGTCTATCGCGGGGCTTGGGTTCAAATTTGGCGAAGCAGTTCTGCCCATCGCCTTTGTTGCCCTTTTGGCCATTGTGGATTGGCGTGTGCTTTGGGGTGTCGCTGCAGCCATCAGCCTTGCGGGTATTCCTGTTCTTTTGATGTTGCTCACAAAGGAACGGACCCCTCAATCCATGGCACAGGAAAACCCAAAACTTGGCATGGGGGGTTTGAATTGGACGCGGAAGGAAACTTTGGTTCACCCGTTGTTTTGGCTGATGATTCCTGCGCTTTTAGGGCCCTCTGCGTTCAACACCGCGTTCTTTTTCTTGCAGGTTCATTTTGCAGAGATCAAAGGCCTAAGTCACTTGTCGCTGGTCAAGTTATTCCCGATCTACACTATCGTTTCCATCATCGCGATGGGGGCGTCGGG containing:
- the hslV gene encoding ATP-dependent protease subunit HslV codes for the protein MADDTFPGWHGTTIIGVKKDGKVVIAGDGQVSLGQTVIKGTARKVRRLSPGGFDVVAGFAGSTADAFTLLERLETKLEATPGQLARASVELAKDWRTDKYLQKLEAMLIVTDGKELLVITGAGDVLEPEHNVAAIGSGGNFALAAARGMMDSDKSAEQVARGAMAIAADICVYTNGNLTVESI
- the trxA gene encoding thioredoxin, producing the protein MATVSVSDDQFDAEVKNSDIPVVVDFWAEWCGPCKSIGPALEELSDEMAGKVKIVKVNVDENPNSPAQLGVRGIPALFVFKDGQVVSNMAGAKPKASLQKWIEDSI
- the addA gene encoding double-strand break repair helicase AddA — translated: MMARDDATQRQLDAAAPTTSTWLAANAGSGKTRVLTDRVARLLLEGVQPQHILCLTYTKAAASEMQNRLFRRLGDWAMLPDAALRKALDELGANSNADETALRDARTLFARAIESPGGLKIQTIHSFCASLLRRFPLEADVSPQFTEIEDRAADMLRAEIVDDMAGGRDAQLVRDIARYYTGEDFLRLSQEIVRNRSAFDAPVTRGDLLALMGQDPALDASALEGQTFLGSEPQLIAEFIPLLLATGGKNDGTAAQKLQSVSKWNIADLPLLETIFLTGSGAAEPFTAKIGKFPTKAVQATAAHLMPAVEDLMMRVESARDMRLSLLAVDRAEALHAFAKAFIARYEHAKLLRGWLDFDDLILKARGLLNDEKVAAWVLFRIDGGIDHILVDEAQDTSPDQWDVIRKLAEEFSSGEGARTDVARTLFVVGDKKQSIYSFQGADPREFDRMQAEFKQKFRDASAPFQETTLDYSFRSSSAILRLVDQTFDQRLQAGFDKDSQHIAFKDALPGRVDLWPVVETIKEADDREWFDPVDRRAQTHHSVLLADQIAHQIKTMIESDQTIPDDGDTSGRFVRRRIKAGDFLILVRRRSALFAEIIRACKAYDLPIAGADRLKVGAELAVRDLGALLSFLATQDDSLALATALRSPLFGWTEQELFTLAHGRTSKPLWQRLRERAADHPKTVSILEDLRNNADFLRPYDLIERILTRHSGRGLLLSRLGVEAEDGINALLSQALAFERNAIPSLTGFLVWMKTDDLDIKRQIDSASDQIRVMTVHGAKGLEAPIVILPDTAKRNETVRDEIIKIQGTPVWKASEKDAPTAMRTALEGIKDAQRNEQLRLLYVALTRAEKWLIVAAAGDLGKDGNSWYETVEGAMMHSGAGDVDVADLGQIKRIEHGDWTQGTLVSLPLKQSQTATLDPLFEHTAPLPIATAETLSPSGLVGPKALPGADSLPEDQAMAYGSLIHWHLENHEGDPPSDMHLLPDDLMDQAKSEAENVLNTPALRFVFDNTLAEVTVTAPVSAGRIHGAIDRLIVTDDTVTAIDFKSNGTVPATPQMCPSGILCQMWAYAAALAVIYPDRKIETAIVWTKTASYMSLPHDLVFQAAKSAGYLDESTLAS
- a CDS encoding MFS transporter; its protein translation is MTTTSGFLKLNAPWLSAGALLTLLSSFGQTFFISLFAADIRLAFDLSHGEWGGLYSLGTTVSAIVMIWAGGLVDHFRVRSLGACVLGALSLACMMMALNPYVWALPIVIFALRFTGQGMLSHIAVVAMARWFVATRGRALSIAGLGFKFGEAVLPIAFVALLAIVDWRVLWGVAAAISLAGIPVLLMLLTKERTPQSMAQENPKLGMGGLNWTRKETLVHPLFWLMIPALLGPSAFNTAFFFLQVHFAEIKGLSHLSLVKLFPIYTIVSIIAMGASGWGLDKWGTARLMPFFQIPMVAAFLCFAFSQSLMLLMLGFVFLALTAGAGATLPAAFWAEFYGTKHIGSIKALAAAVMVLGSAIGPGITGVLIDIGIGLETQFVAIALYFVAASILIWIGIKRYSPALT
- the hslU gene encoding ATP-dependent protease ATPase subunit HslU; translation: MTDLTPREIVSELDRFIIGQNDAKRAVAVALRNRWRRKQLPDDLRDEVYPKNILMIGPTGVGKTEISRRLAKLAKAPFLKVEATKFTEVGYVGRDVEQIVRDLVDGAIAMVRDQMREDVKTNARHAAEERVIDAIAGSEAREGTRDMFRKKLKSGELDDTMIELDVADTSSPFPTMEIPGQPGANMGMMNLGDIFGKAMGNRTTRKKMTVAESYEVLIGEEADKLLDEETVNRAALEAVEQNGIVFLDEIDKVCARSDARGGDVSREGVQRDLLPLIEGTVVSTKHGPVKTDHILFIASGAFHIAKPSDLLPELQGRLPIRVELRALTEDDFVRILTETDNALTLQYTALMGTEDVTVTFEEDGIAALAKIAAEVNQSVENIGARRLYTVMERVFEELSFAAPDRSGESVIVNAEFVDKNLGTLAQSTDLSRYVL
- a CDS encoding alpha/beta hydrolase, with product MTVMRWIVLCLVFVVAGCSNRTAAPIVPSALSVGTNKTVFVGTTRKQGSEGLFGIERSSLSLLQLQVSIPPQRTPGTISDGLDKPNPMRDFTIADQKLFATPTAFRSTLRKDIQADGLPQDEVTIYVHGFNNSFADTAFRIAQLSHDLDLPGPMATYAWPSRGHPLGYEYDADSTLFARDGLLELIDNIQASGAKKIFLVAHSMGGRLVMETLRQIEIKTPGWSKRNLSGVMLISPDINADVFLSQIKSFKSLPQPFIVFTSTRDVLLRLSAGLRWEDQRLGNIEDIDVFADYPINFVDVSAFEDRSSGNHFVAGNSPALIALLKSPQRFDQEFLQGHAGSVGGLPGYRRVLRNATQVVILPAGER